One segment of Solanum stenotomum isolate F172 chromosome 1, ASM1918654v1, whole genome shotgun sequence DNA contains the following:
- the LOC125860334 gene encoding uncharacterized protein LOC125860334 — translation MEARYFYFTIHCARDLIDVRTFGEMKVYAKVSIAGRSGCTEVDLVNKTNPDWNTRICFYVPEKDIIRGYVDAVIELFCKRSFSDDKYVGQLNLTLIRPFKKEECNLSVRRNDSNSNKSFGTLKYSYELGDKIVVVQDSSSSSEIIDILEFGLKVVKVGMEVVTIMTT, via the coding sequence ATGGAGGCAAGGTATTTCTATTTTACCATCCATTGTGCTAGAGACCTTATAGATGTTCGAACCTTTGGGGAAATGAAAGTTTACGCGAAGGTTTCAATAGCAGGAAGGAGCGGGTGCACGGAAGTTGATCTTGTGAACAAGACGAATCCTGATTGGAATACTAGGATTTGCTTCTACGTGCCCGAGAAAGATATCATACGAGGGTATGTTGATGCTGTTATTGAGTTGTTTTGTAAAAGGAGTTTCTCAGATGACAAGTATGTTGGCCAGTTAAACCTCACTTTAATAAGACCTTTTAAGAAAGAAGAGTGTAATTTGTCAGTGCGTAGGAATGATTCAAATAGCAATAAAAGTTTTGGGACTTTGAAGTATTCatatgaattaggagataaaATAGTCGTAGTTCAAgactcatcatcatcatcggAGATAATTGATATACTCGAGTTTGGATTGAAGGTAGTGAAAGTTGGAATGGAAGTAGTGACAATAATGACTACATGA